From a region of the Dictyostelium discoideum AX4 chromosome 2 chromosome, whole genome shotgun sequence genome:
- the eif3d gene encoding eIF-3 zeta (Similar to eIF3), whose product MSLELNTIKVNPTGWGPVGKLEKFTDIPYAPFSKGDKIGKCSDWNSNVRNYQRQNYGSNAFNPFTFKLEDDEDSFTLVDYTRVQNKLKNKGKTYQKQFYQQNKRGGSNAGGRGGRGGMRGGRFGSNNKYWNDRRQRNRESSIEILSSWESKEEFDLSTFKQYTVEQLPEPETIGTYGQVKYYNKVYDRINAKNEKKLQKTENSVPLIPTSDDKVIRSEYMNGNVYATDSILAVLMSAQKSVYSWDIVVQKVGARLFFELRPGTSEHLTVNENLTAHHQDDKDPINTTSSLSQEATQVNLNYWQQVLSQNVEPFKFDNELPEGDEFENCVDVGYAYKKWDLGDDIVVLARTEIDGVVEGLPGQPPKFISIKAINEHDSNRFGIEFRKKLDSQRAAILATEIKNNSTKFAKWSIQSTLAGCEMLNLGFVSRDSIRDNNNHVILGTQFYPVADLNKQNGVDMKNCWGILKHIAQTCMKLANGKYLLHRDPNRNVINLYSVPENAFDQIEEETQEEEEEEQSKGWVEESRE is encoded by the exons ATGTCATTAGAGTTGAATACAATTAAAGTCAATCCAACTGGCTGGGGTCCAGTCGGAAAATTAGAGAAATTCACAGATATTCCATATGCACCATTTAGCAAAGGTGATAAAATTGGTAAATGTTCAGATTGGAACTCTAATGTTAGAAATTATC aacgTCAAAATTATGGATCAAATGCATTCAATCCATTCACATTTAAATtggaagatgatgaagattcaTTCACATTAGTTGATTACACTAGAGTACAAAATAAACTCAAGAATAAAGGTAAAACCtatcaaaaacaattttaccAACAAAACAAAAGAGGTGGTTCAAATGCAGGTGGTCGTGGTGGTCGTGGTGGTATGCGTGGTGGTAGATTCGGTTCAAACAATAAATATTGGAATGATAGACGTCAAAGAAATAGAGAATCAAGTATTGAAATCCTTTCAAGTTGGGAATCAAAAgaagaatttgatttatcaacATTTAAACAATACACTGTTGAACAATTACCAGAACCAGAAACAAT TGGAACTTATGGTCAagttaaatattataataaagttTATGATAGAATTAATGCAAAgaatgaaaagaaattacAAAAGACAGAGAACAGTGTTCCATTAATTCCAACATCAGATGATAAGGTAATTAGAAGTGAATATATGAATGGTAATGTCTATGCCACTGATAGTATTTTAGCAGTATTGATGAGTGCTCAAAAGTCAGTCTACAGTTGGGATATCGTCGTTCAAAAGGTTGGTGCACGTTTATTCTTTGAATTGAGACCAGGTACATCCGAACATTTGACAGTCAATGAAAATCTTACAGCTCATCATCAAGATGACAAAGATCCAATCAACACCACTTCCTCACTCTCACAAGAAGCAACTCAAGTCAATCTCAACTATTGGCAACAAGTTCTCTCTCAAAATGTTGAGCCATtcaaatttgataatgaacTTCCAGAAGGTGACGAATTTGAAAATTGCGTTGACGTTGGTTACGCCTACAAGAAATGGGATCTCGGTGATGATATCGTCGTTTTAGCTCGTACTGAAATCGATGGTGTCGTCGAAGGTCTTCCAGGTCAACCACCAAAATTCATCTCTATCAAAGCTATTAACGAACATGATAGTAATAGATTCGGTATTGAATTTAGAAAGAAATTAGATTCTCAAAGAGCTGCTATCTTGGCTactgaaattaaaaacaattcaactaaa tTTGCTAAATGGTCTATTCAATCAACTTTAGCAGGTTGTGAAATGTTAAATTTAGGTTTTGTTTCTCGTGATTCAATtcgtgataataataatcacgTCATTTTAGGTACTCAATTCTATCCAGTTGCAGATCTCAATAAACAAAATGGTGTTGACATGAAGAATTGTTGGGGTATTTTGAAACATATCGCTCAAACTTGTATGAAATTAGCCAATGGTAAATATCTTTTACATCGTGATCCAAATCGTAATGTTATCAATCTTTACTCTGTTCCAGAGAATGCTTTCGATCAAATCGAAGAAGAAACtcaagaagaggaagaagaagaacaaaGCAAAGGTTGGGTTGAAGAATCAAGAGAATAA
- a CDS encoding hypothetical protein (Similar to Synechocystis sp. (Strain PCC 6803). 50S ribosomal protein L13), producing MSRAIFKNPLTSSHLWHVIDASGHRVGRLATKISELLRGKHKPIYDRSVPLECGDYVVVLNAHKVEFTGKKWDQKMYRKHSGYPGGLKETLAKDMLVENPEHIIRHAVMGMIPKNNSKFYLGKRLKIYDGIFNPHQGQITATPSSPIALNIGPFVEKQIEPTQEQIDEYYAGYKLQINNDSQSFDLLETKVRSHKDQLKRERRLLRKKRVNELKPLRSPPKTEEIDN from the coding sequence atgtcaagagcaatttttaaaaatccatTAACATCATCACATTTATGGCATGTTATTGATGCATCAGGACACAGAGTTGGTAGATTAGCAACAAAGATTTCAGAATTATTAAGAGGTAAACATAAACCAATTTATGATAGATCAGTACCATTAGAGTGTGGTGATTATGTCGTTGTATTGAATGCACATAAAGTTGAATTTACAGGTAAAAAATGGGACCAAAAAATGTACAGAAAGCATAGTGGTTATCCAGGTGGTTTAAAAGAAACCCTCGCAAAAGACATGTTGGTTGAAAATCCAGAACATATCATTCGTCATGCAGTCATGGGTATGATACCAAAgaataatagtaaattttatttaggtAAACGTTTAAAGATTTACGATGGAATTTTCAATCCACATCAAGGTCAAATCACAGccacaccatcatcaccaatagCATTAAATATCGGTCCATTCGTTGAAAAACAAATCGAACCAACTCAAGAACAAATCGATGAATACTATGCTGGttataaattacaaattaataatgattctcAATCTTTTGATCTCCTTGAAACTAAAGTTCGTTCACATAAAGATCAACTTAAACGTGAAAGAAGATTATTAAGAAAGAAAAGagttaatgaattaaaaccattaaGATCACCACCAAAAACtgaagaaattgataattaa
- a CDS encoding CHR group protein has translation MSTIITTTNTSTANSNNSNNNNNNNNNNVNNNSKVSKLKCPTHFGYCRRIQPSSGKDKDRIYFKCKVLDCQFSKWFNTESDVELYNHQNKQTVPATPPQEHQQQQQQQQQNNLFSFNDDDIFASADKFYNPNKYNVNTNNGSNININNINNNNSIGKRRLSNSFDIMNEFNIDDSSIFEDDPIDTDYSTAPSSSKKRLVFDSSDNNNNSNNNNYNSNNNNLKSVSSNANGGNSLNVANIAPSANSMATTTTTFTSSNNNSPIKKLFNNSTLNKPIVNNVNNNNNNNNNNNNNNNNNNNNNNNNNNIINQQQHNVKNNNISPSKPQSKSSPILQSKQPEISFKPKVKPSEPTSPTSPTSPTSPTSPTSPTSPTSPTSPTAPTKITTPTKTTTPSSTNNMSIDFNDDIITDSYDEIFEKSKNERELRIQQQQHQQQQQQQQQQKQQQQKKQETQQQQQQQQQQEQPQFQPQQQPQPQQQRQKQKQNNDRIKCIPIEIEDEEDKVDIIDSKISNKQKPINKQKTRLAFDSDIIEIPDVTNEFNDTIKNNEDSNQINKRSYRVESIDTDLKWNNPNNKPMSKIKPKRNQAHQIIIDFQLYDLDIIGTTYPVPPIVGETEEILQQFKQSKGTRFEKEEIWKFPKSEYQNLVTMLQRLQSRTSSRFQLNTIPTEIFRYLHDPWYLEKQKLTKKQQLQHQQERAFQCKLPFDCTRIPVELFSTLLPFQMKSLSFCTQQLSGKCLIGDEMGLGKTIQALAISSYYRSEWPLLIICPSSLRLSWSKEVEKWFPSVDINVIMTGEDKANAMVNICSYDLVGRLLEKELLPRAFKAIICDESHYMKNSEAKRTKNVLKLVHTAKIRILLTGTPALSRPVELFPQMLALGASIYPTLNDFGLRYCNAFKGIYGWDYTGNSHLQELYVLIRGVMIRRLKNDVLKDLPPKVRIKVVVDTPTPKDVQNEVGSVFSKSNKLSMIQQFQKQPNANSIGGGGGGGQKDKIMHLYVETGRAKLKASSDYIINLIKKNEKFLVFAHHADIMNGLEEAIKSTGAGYIRIDGSTPAVQRQAFVTKFQNNASCKVALLSITAAGTGLTLTASNLVVFVELYWTPGVLRQAEDRIHRIGQTKTCYIHYLIGKNTLDDRIWPTICNKLEVLGETLDGQEEVLHTQNLDMRGRVNTINKYFIGKDGTIDLEKEDTDELVFSIIGDDPSVLQQQQFQQQLDDEDDEEESSNSKKSKNKSKKDQQQEKKNYQSLQFSQPPPPPIFKNQTTFRNINPNFKDYLNNKNNNNINNNNNNNNNNNNNNNNKNSNNYRNLKFHQYQNNFGTLNSHGNANFNLNYNNNNNINNNINNNINNNNNNNNINNNKNNTNNPNNNDNNPNVITQYFQSNQGYDNNNNFNNISQYFSKK, from the coding sequence atgtcAACAATTATAACTACAACCAATACTTCAACAGcgaatagtaataatagtaacaacaataataataataacaataataatgtaaacaATAATAGCAAAGTATCCAAACTTAAATGTCCAACACATTTTGGATATTGTAGAAGAATACAACCTTCATCAggaaaagataaagatagaatttattttaaatgtaaaGTTCTCGATTGTCAATTTTCAAAATGGTTCAATACAGAGAGTGATGTGGAATTATATAATCAccaaaataaacaaacagTACCTGCCACTCCACCACAagaacatcaacaacaacaacaacaacaacaacaaaataatttgtttagTTTCAATGATGACGACATTTTTGCTTCTGCAGATAAATTTTACAACcctaataaatataatgtaAACACGAACAATggtagtaatattaatattaataatattaataataataatagtattggAAAAAGACGACTGAGTAATAGTTTTGATATTatgaatgaatttaatatagATGATAGTTCGATTTTTGAAGATGACCCTATTGATACAGATTATAGTACAGCACCTAGCTCCTCTAAAAAGAGGTTGGTTTTTGATTCatcagataataataataatagcaataacaataactacaatagtaataataataatttgaaatccGTTAGTAGTAATGCTAATGGAGGAAATTCTTTGAATGTAGCAAATATAGCACCATCAGCCAATAGCATGGCCACAACTACCACCACTTTTACTtctagtaataataatagtccaATAAAAAAGTTGTTCAATAATAGCACtttaaataaaccaattgtaaataatgtaaataataataataataataataataataataataataataataataataataataataataataataataataataatattataaatcaacaacaacataatgtaaaaaacaacaatatatCACCATCAAAACCTCAATCCAAATCATCACCAATTCTCCAATCAAAACAAcctgaaatttcatttaaaccaAAAGTTAAACCATCTGAGCCAACTTCACCAACTTCACCAACTTCACCAACTTCACCAACTTCACCAACTTCACCAACTTCACCAACTTCACCAACTTCACCAACTGCACCAACAAAAATAACTAcaccaacaaaaacaactACACCTTCTTCCACTAACAATATGTCAATagattttaatgatgatattatAACAGATAGTTATgatgaaatttttgaaaaaagtaaaaatgaAAGAGAATTAAGAatacaacagcagcaacatcagcaacagcaacaacaacagcaacaacaaaaacaacagcaacagaaAAAGCAAgaaacacaacaacaacaacaacaacaacaacaacaagaacaaccaCAAtttcaaccacaacaacaacctcaacctcaacaacaaagacaaaaacaaaaacaaaataatgataGAATTAAATGTataccaattgaaattgaagatgaagaagataaagttgatattattgatagtaaaatatcaaataaacaaaaaccaataaataaacaaaaaacaagATTAGCATTTGATTCAGATATAATAGAGATACCAGATGTaacaaatgaatttaatgatacaattaaaaacaatgaaGATagtaatcaaattaataaaagaagTTATAGAGTTGAATCGATTGATACTGATTTAAAATggaataatccaaataataaaccaatgaGTAAAATTAAACCAAAGAGAAATCAAGCACATCAAATCattattgattttcaattatatgATTTAGATATCATTGGTACAACATATCCTGTACCACCGATAGTGGGTGAAACTGAAGAGATATTACAACAATTTAAACAGTCCAAAGGAACTCGTTTTGAGAAAGAAGAGATTTGGAAATTCCCCAAATCGGAATACCAAAACCTAGTGACAATGTTACAAAGATTACAAAGTCGTACGAGCTCAagatttcaattgaatacAATTCCAACAGAAATATTTAGATATCTTCATGATCCATGGTATCTTGAGAAACAAAAGTTAaccaaaaaacaacaattacagcATCAACAAGAGAGAGCATTTCAATGTAAATTACCATTCGATTGTACTAGAATACCCGTTGAATTATTCTCAACCTTACTTccatttcaaatgaaatcattatcattttgtaCTCAACAATTGTCAGGTAAATGTTTAATTGGTGATGAGATGGGTTTGGGTAAAACCATTCAAGCATTGGCAATATCATCCTATTATCGTTCAGAATGGCCACTATTAATCATTTGTCCATCATCATTAAGATTATCATGGTCAAAAGAGGTTGAGAAATGGTTTCCCTCGGTCGATATCAATGTAATTATGACTGGTGAAGATAAAGCAAATGCAATGGTCAATATATGTTCCTATGATTTAGTTGGTAGATTATTAGAGAAAGAATTATTACCAAGAGCTTTCAAGGCTATAATATGTGATGAATCtcattatatgaaaaattcCGAAGCAAAAAGAACTAAAAACgttttgaaattggttcACACTGCAAAGATTAGAATTTTATTAACTGGTACACCAGCTTTATCAAGACCTGTCGAATTGTTTCCTCAAATGTTGGCATTGGGTGCTTCAATCTATCCaacattaaatgattttggtTTACGTTATTGTAATGCTTTCAAAGGAATCTATGGTTGGGATTATACTGGTAATTCACATCTTCAAGAACTATATGTTTTGATTCGTGGTGTTATGATTCGTAGGTTAAAAAATGATGTGCTAAAGGATTTACCACCAAAAGTTAGAATAAAAGTTGTGGTTGATACACCAACTCCAAAAGATGTTCAAAATGAAGTTGGTTCagtattttcaaaatcaaataaattatcaatgattcaacaatttcaaaaacaacCAAATGCTAATagtattggtggtggtggcggtggtggtcaaaaagataaaattatgCACCTTTATGTTGAAACTGGTAGAGCCAAATTAAAAGCATCAAGtgattatattataaatttaattaaaaagaatgaaaagtTTTTAGTTTTCGCTCATCATGCTGATATTATGAATGGTTTAGAGGAAGCAATAAAGAGTACAGGAGCTGGGTATATTCGTATTGATGGTTCGACACCAGCAGTTCAAAGACAAGCTTTCGTTACAAAGTTTCAAAATAATGCATCTTGTAAAGTTGCATTACTCAGTATCACAGCAGCAGGTACAGGTTTAACACTAACAGCATCGAATTtagttgtttttgttgaacTTTATTGGACACCCGGTGTATTACGTCAAGCAGAGGATAGAATTCATAGAATTGGTCAAACTAAAACATGTTATATTCATTACTTAATTGGTAAGAATACACTAGACGATAGGATTTGGCCAACCATTTGTAATAAACTCGAGGTTTTAGGTGAAACTTTGGATGGACAAGAAGAGGTTTTACATACTCAAAACTTGGATATGAGAGGTAGGGTTAATACAATcaataaatatttcattGGAAAAGATGGTACAATTGACTTGGAGAAAGAAGATACAGACGAATTGGTTTTCTCAATTATTGGTGATGATCCTTCAgttttacaacaacaacaatttcaacaacaattggaTGATGAAGACGATGAGGAAGAATCTTCTAATTccaaaaaatctaaaaataaatctaaaaaagatcaacaacaagaaaagaaaaattatcaatcaCTTCAATTTTCACAACCGCCACCACCtcctatttttaaaaatcaaactaCATTTCGAAATATTaatccaaattttaaagattatttaaataataaaaataataataatattaataataataacaataataacaataataataataataataataataataaaaatagtaataattacaGAAATCTTAAATTCCATCAATACCAAAATAACTTTGGAACTTTAAATAGTCATGGTAATGCTAATTTTAATCtcaattacaataataacaataatatcaataataatatcaataataatatcaataataataataataataataatatcaataataacaaaaataataccaataatcctaataataatgataacaatCCAAATGTAATCACTCAATATTTCCAAAGTAATCAAGGTtacgataataataataacttcaATAATATATCTCAATACTTTtcgaaaaaataa
- a CDS encoding DNA2/NAM7 helicase family protein — MTTIVAPPIKSITSIDNDDNVDGVIEKSVKKPVSLTFDQIIDRFYKHILTWDASDLSPKEKELKPVKVSFNNEEDYITTYEPLLFEECRAQLERSIEEGEKDDTSEPTLSRVRYISEVNDFLVVGLVMAENVNIFQFHDNDLIMISLHHPLIVFGMDEDEEMTDDEDTAPTSAATHVGAPTKSTTTTTTTTTTTTTTTTTATTNIIDDPNKTTEDIKKKKKVIPPSKTPITEQNRTLHLIGTVEHLDNGGIKVKFYVKGIKGDRARQVSLLLRYEIDWWTTKLCNLSTLQREFAALYQCSQSNFMKTLMMRDDDGEDGIVMKIPPLLHDQFSSTYNDSQLNALTSALEGNAITLIQGPPGTGKTHVILGLISVLLHSTIVPKVKSGGNNLGDHLLKDRELSMAEKRDLWNISQPWFNKEFPHIRDNYELIDYDFEERDQKRKRDLWRKLRDTGSVKGGSTKRRILLCAPSNGAVDEIVSRLIRDGLLNADGRKYNPNLVRVGPGSHSDVESVSLDYMVRCRQQLMNSNSAIPSSSASTAAATSGSSRSTQDTSSIRTLVLDEADIVATTLSFSGASLLTKMAGGFDIVIIDEAAQAVETSTLIPIQHGCKKVVLVGDPKQLPATIISPLAIKYKYDQSLFQRLQEKNSPHMLTTQYRMHSLIRAFPSRHFYQDLLLDGPNIPSRATHYHSNPFFGPLVFYDLSWSTETKPGGGSVFNEHECKMAMYLFQLFTKVYPDEDFASRIGIISPYRQQVLALREIFKNYPGISIDTVDGFQGREREIIIFSCVRAPVEEGAGIGFLSDVRRMNVALTRPRSSLLILGNTKALSINKDWNELIQHTQNNQQLIPVTKDQPLEIIIPTFTTRELFTELSEKGQQIVIPKPRTEEEINLQKQKDIEKRKKQHKRQKQKSKENDKKKQLKKRKELNNNDNNNNNKESSNKEVQEITNAEVVKDTEINNTKRARTRR, encoded by the exons atgaCTACAATAGTAGCACCtccaataaaatcaattacttCAAtcgataatgatgataacgTTGATGGTGTTATTGAAAAGTCAGTCAAAAAACCAGTATCTTTAACATTTGATCAAATCATTGATAGATTTTATAAACATATTTTAACATGGGATGCATCAGATTTATCACCAAAG gaaaaagaattaaaaccaGTAAAagtatcatttaataatgaagagGATTATATAACAACCTATGAACCATTGCTTTTTGAAGAATGTAGAGCACAACTTGAAAGATCAATTGAAGAAGGTGAAAAAGATGATACATCAGAACCTACTTTATCAAGAGTACGTTATATTTCAGAAGTAAATGATTTTTTGGTTGTTGGATTAGTAATGGCagaaaatgtaaatatatttcaatttcatgataatgatttaattatgaTATCACTTCATCATcctttaattgtttttggtatggatgaagatgaagaaatgactgatgatgaagatactGCACCAACTTCTGCTGCAACTCATGTTGGTGcaccaacaaaatcaactactacaactacaacaactacaacaacaactactactacaactactacagCAACTACAAATATAATTGATGATCCAAATAAAACAACAGAagatataaagaaaaagaaaaaggttATTCCACCATCAAAAACACCAATAACAGAACAAAATAGAACTTTACATTTAATTGGTACAGTTGAACATTTAGATAATGGTGGTATAAAGGTTAAATTCTATGTAAAAGGTATTAAAGGTGATCGTGCAAGACAAGTTAGTTTATTATTACGTTATGAAATTGATTGGTGGACAACTAAATTATGTAATCTTTCAACATTGCAAAGAGAGTTTGCTGCATTGTATCAATGTTCACAATCAAATTTTATGAAGACACTTATGATGagagatgatgatggtgaggATGGTATAGTAATGAAGATTCCACCATTGTTACATGATCAATTCTCTTCAACCTATAATGACAGTCAATTGAATGCACTCACCAGTGCATTGGAAGGTAATGCAATCACATTGATTCAAGGTCCACCTGGTACGGGTAAAACCCATGTAATTCTCGGTCTCATTAGTGTATTACTTCATTCAACAATTGTTCCAAAGGTTAaaagtggtggtaataatttagGTGATCATTTACTAAAGGACAGAGAATTAAGTATGGCAGAGAAGCGTGACCTATGGAATATTTCACAACCATGGTTCAATAAGGAATTCCCTCACATTAGAGATAATTatgaattgattgattaCGATTTCGAAGAACGTGAtcaaaagagaaagagagaTCTTTGGAGAAAACTTAGAGATACAGGTTCAGTGAAGGGTGGCTCAACCAAACGTAGAATCTTACTATGTGCACCAAGTAATGGTGCTGTCGATGAAATTGTCTCTCGTTTAATTCGTGATGGACTTTTGAATGCCGATGGAAGAAAGTACAATCCAAATTTGGTTCGTGTTGGTCCTGGTTCACATAGCGATGTGGAGAGTGTTTCATTGGATTATATGGTTAGATGTCGTCAACAATTAATGAACTCAAATTCTGCTATACCTTCTTCATCCGCTTCGACAGCCGCTGCAACAAGTGGTTCAAGTCGTTCCACTCAAGATACTTCCTCGATTAGAACGTTGGTTTTGGATGAAGCTGATATTGTCGCCACAACATTATCATTTAGTGGTGCATCATTGTTGACAAAGATGGCAGGTGGTTTCGATATTGTAATCATTGATGAGGCTGCACAAGCCGTAGAAACCTCGACATTAATTCCCATTCAACATGGTTGTAAAAAGGTGGTGTTGGTTGGTGATCCAAAACAATTGCCTGCCACTATTATCTCGCCATTGGCTATCAAGTATAAATATGATCAATCGTTATTCCAACGTTTACAAGAGAAGAATTCACCACATATGTTGACCACACAATATCGTATGCATTCATTGATTCGTGCATTCCCCTCACGTCATTTCTATCAAGATCTCTTATTGGATGGTCCAAACATTCCATCAAGAGCTACACACTATCATTCAAATCCTTTCTTTGGTCCATTGGTATTCTATGATCTATCATGGAGTACTGAAACCAAACCCGGTGGTGGTTCAGTTTTCAATGAGCATGAATGTAAGATGGCTATGTATCTATTCCAATTGTTTACCAAAGTTTATCCTGATGAAGATTTTGCAAGTCGTATTGGTATCATTTCACCATATCGTCAACAGGTTTTAGCATTACGtgaaatctttaaaaactaTCCTGGTATCTCTATTGATACCGTAGATGGTTTCCAAGGTAGAGAGAGAgaaatcatcattttcagtTGTGTTAGAGCACCAGTTGAAGAGGGTGCAGGTATTGGTTTTCTTTCAGATGTTCGTCGTATGAATGTAGCTTTAACACGTCCAAGATCATCTCTATTGATCCTTGGTAATACTAAAGCATTAAGTATCAACAAAGATTGgaatgaattaattcaacatactcaaaacaatcaacaattaattccTGTTACCAAAGATCAACCATTAGAAATTATCATACCAACTTTTACAACTCGTGAATTATTTACCGAACTCTCTGAAAAAGGTCAACAAATTGTAATTCCAAAACCAAGAACtgaagaagaaattaatcttcaaaaacaaaaagatattgaaaaaagaaagaaacaACATAAAagacaaaaacaaaaatcaaaagaaaatgataaaaagaaacaattaaaaaaaagaaaagaattaaataataatgataataataataataataaagaaagtAGTAATAAAGAAGTTCAAGAAATTACTAATGCAGAAGTTGTTAAAGACactgaaataaataatactaaAAGGGCTAGAACaagaagataa